A section of the Acidobacteriota bacterium genome encodes:
- a CDS encoding GlsB/YeaQ/YmgE family stress response membrane protein: MHLLWWIIVGLIAGWATGKIMRGSGYGPLMDIVIGIVGAVVGGWIMRALGFSGQGGMLYTILVAILGAVILTWVFRLVTGSGRPSGSGGLRKVA, translated from the coding sequence ATGCATTTGCTCTGGTGGATCATCGTCGGGTTGATCGCTGGCTGGGCGACTGGAAAGATTATGCGCGGCTCAGGATATGGTCCTCTAATGGACATCGTTATTGGTATTGTTGGTGCAGTTGTGGGCGGCTGGATCATGCGCGCTCTCGGCTTTTCAGGCCAAGGTGGCATGCTTTATACCATACTCGTTGCGATCCTCGGCGCCGTCATTTTGACTTGGGTGTTCCGTCTTGTGACGGGAAGTGGACGACCGAGCGGAAGCGGCGGGCTTCGCAAGGTGGCTTGA
- a CDS encoding alpha-L-fucosidase, translated as MKRYLLLLVAFSLLAGRTSAVSAQIGAPDPDSPEAKQARLAWFKEAKYGLFIHWGLYAIPGGEWKGKQIPGLGEWIMNRAHIPVKEYEQLAKQWNPVKFDADAWVQLAQDAGMKYIVITSKHHDGFAMFDSKVSRYNVVAATPFHRDILKELATACQKRGMPLGFYYSQSQDWHEPGGAGNDWDFGADQGPDKKELKDYDGYLRGKAEPQVRELLTNYGSVALIWFDTPRMMTPERAQRFAGILRTTQPKTLIDGRLGAAGDYVSTGDNVIPSGVQSEYWEVPATTNHTWGFRKDDQDWKSPGEITFKLIDIISKGGNYLLNVGPMANGVIPQASQDNLRTVGRWLKLNGEAVYGAGPSPWGDEVGEPSSRGTKDLRGQALVLAHNEWRATTKPGKVYFTFFQEPRVPFELPPMKNTIKRAYQLADGKPVEIKEEGGKRQLVLARPISDPMATVVVVEVEGNAVEP; from the coding sequence ATGAAACGTTATCTCCTTCTCCTGGTCGCTTTCTCGCTGCTTGCCGGTCGCACTAGTGCAGTTTCGGCGCAAATCGGCGCGCCTGATCCCGACTCGCCCGAGGCGAAGCAGGCGCGACTTGCCTGGTTCAAAGAGGCCAAGTACGGCCTCTTCATTCATTGGGGACTCTACGCCATTCCCGGTGGCGAGTGGAAAGGGAAACAGATTCCCGGATTGGGAGAATGGATTATGAACCGCGCTCACATTCCGGTGAAGGAGTATGAACAACTGGCAAAGCAGTGGAATCCAGTGAAGTTCGACGCAGATGCATGGGTGCAGCTCGCCCAGGATGCGGGCATGAAGTACATCGTGATTACCTCGAAGCACCACGATGGTTTTGCCATGTTTGATTCCAAGGTCAGCCGCTACAACGTTGTGGCCGCAACGCCCTTCCATCGCGACATCCTTAAAGAGCTCGCTACAGCCTGCCAAAAGCGTGGAATGCCGCTCGGCTTCTATTACTCGCAATCGCAAGACTGGCATGAGCCAGGCGGTGCGGGCAATGACTGGGATTTCGGTGCCGATCAGGGACCCGATAAGAAGGAGCTCAAGGATTACGACGGATATCTTCGCGGCAAGGCCGAGCCACAGGTGCGCGAGCTACTCACCAACTACGGTTCGGTCGCGCTCATTTGGTTCGATACACCGCGCATGATGACCCCCGAGCGCGCACAACGTTTTGCCGGGATTCTACGGACTACCCAACCAAAGACATTGATCGATGGTCGCCTTGGCGCGGCCGGAGACTATGTATCGACGGGCGATAACGTGATTCCGTCAGGCGTGCAGTCTGAATATTGGGAAGTTCCTGCCACTACAAATCACACTTGGGGATTTCGCAAAGACGACCAGGACTGGAAGTCTCCCGGCGAGATCACTTTCAAACTCATCGACATCATCAGCAAGGGTGGCAACTATCTTCTCAATGTCGGGCCGATGGCCAACGGAGTGATTCCACAAGCGAGCCAAGACAATCTGCGCACTGTGGGGCGCTGGCTGAAGCTCAATGGCGAGGCGGTGTACGGGGCGGGACCATCTCCGTGGGGCGACGAAGTGGGCGAGCCCAGTAGTCGCGGGACTAAAGACCTGCGCGGCCAAGCACTCGTGCTTGCGCACAATGAATGGCGGGCAACTACGAAGCCGGGAAAAGTGTACTTCACCTTCTTTCAGGAGCCGCGCGTTCCCTTTGAACTCCCTCCAATGAAGAACACGATCAAGCGAGCCTATCAGCTCGCCGATGGCAAACCGGTTGAGATCAAGGAAGAAGGTGGCAAACGACAACTCGTTCTGGCCCGTCCCATTTCGGACCCGATGGCGACGGTGGTTGTTGTTGAAGTCGAAGGTAATGCTGTGGAACCGTGA
- a CDS encoding alpha-glucosidase produces MSICRSAAEFLARSAILFPVFALWFSASTAAQTSFELRSPDNRIQVRIRASAAIQYDVLLGGRTLLENSTFSLDIDHKKLGPQPKVIDLKERASDQVIKPAVRQKFAQIRENYKELHLSMSGEYAVVFRAYNEGVAYRLETSLPTRQVRIYGEKDNWNFPANFIVYYPQEDSFFSHNERKYLPDFLSGISPASLATLPAVVDEGGTKIAIAESDVEDYPGMWLRGTNGNGLAAAFPPYPLKEKLEGDRDVKVVESADYIAVTSGTRTFPWRVIGIAEKDGDLLTNQLVWLLEKPSQLQDTSWIKPGKVSWDWWNANNIAGVDFKSGINTKTYKYYIDFAAKYKIPYVILDEGWYKLGNVLSVVPEIDMEEVTAYAKQKNVGVILWVVWKTLDDQLIPALDQYEKWGIKGIKVDFMQRSDQLVMNFYRKVCIESAKRKMLVDFHGDQKPASMTRTWPNLINAEGVRGLEWSKWSAEAEPEHNVTLPFTRMFLGPMDYTPGAMRNASKASFAPIFAQPMSLGTRCHQLAMYVVYEGPLQMLADSPTSYLREPEAMQFLAAVPTEWDETRVLDAKIADYVVVARRNGQDWYIGAMTDWTPRSLDIDLSFLPEGSFTMDAYQDGVNADKLASDYKKTTTQVGKGSKLTIKLAPGGGWTARIHP; encoded by the coding sequence ATGAGCATTTGCCGAAGCGCTGCGGAGTTTCTAGCCAGATCTGCAATTTTATTCCCGGTATTCGCATTATGGTTTTCTGCATCCACGGCGGCACAAACAAGTTTCGAATTGCGTTCGCCGGACAATCGTATCCAAGTCAGAATCCGCGCTAGCGCTGCAATCCAGTACGACGTGCTTCTAGGTGGCAGAACTCTGCTTGAGAACAGCACGTTTTCTCTCGACATCGACCACAAAAAGCTGGGTCCGCAACCCAAGGTGATTGATTTGAAGGAGCGCGCCTCCGATCAGGTAATCAAGCCGGCAGTCCGCCAGAAATTTGCGCAGATTCGCGAGAACTACAAAGAGCTGCATCTCAGCATGTCGGGCGAATATGCCGTCGTCTTCCGTGCCTATAACGAAGGAGTCGCCTATCGGCTGGAGACTTCGTTGCCAACACGGCAAGTGAGGATCTACGGCGAGAAGGACAACTGGAATTTCCCTGCGAATTTCATCGTGTATTATCCGCAGGAAGACAGCTTCTTTTCCCATAACGAACGAAAATACCTGCCAGACTTTCTGAGTGGAATCAGTCCTGCTTCGTTAGCGACGCTGCCGGCTGTGGTTGATGAAGGAGGCACAAAAATCGCGATCGCCGAGTCCGACGTCGAGGATTATCCCGGAATGTGGTTGCGCGGCACGAATGGAAACGGGCTGGCTGCAGCTTTCCCTCCCTATCCGCTGAAGGAAAAGCTGGAAGGCGACCGCGACGTCAAGGTGGTCGAGAGTGCTGACTACATCGCCGTCACTTCGGGTACACGAACTTTCCCGTGGCGAGTGATTGGCATCGCGGAAAAAGACGGCGATTTGCTCACGAACCAACTGGTGTGGCTGCTCGAGAAGCCATCGCAACTGCAGGACACCTCATGGATCAAACCCGGGAAAGTTTCATGGGACTGGTGGAATGCCAACAACATCGCTGGTGTCGACTTCAAATCGGGAATCAATACCAAGACTTACAAGTACTACATCGACTTCGCGGCGAAGTACAAGATTCCCTATGTAATCCTCGACGAGGGCTGGTACAAGCTGGGTAACGTGCTCTCTGTGGTTCCCGAAATCGACATGGAGGAAGTGACTGCCTACGCGAAACAGAAGAATGTAGGCGTCATTCTCTGGGTTGTGTGGAAGACACTAGACGATCAACTCATTCCCGCGCTCGATCAGTACGAGAAATGGGGGATTAAGGGCATCAAAGTAGATTTCATGCAGCGCAGCGATCAGCTCGTGATGAACTTTTATCGCAAAGTATGTATCGAAAGCGCCAAGAGGAAGATGCTAGTGGATTTCCATGGAGACCAAAAGCCTGCTTCGATGACGCGCACCTGGCCCAACCTGATCAATGCGGAAGGAGTGCGCGGGCTGGAGTGGAGCAAGTGGAGCGCCGAAGCGGAGCCGGAGCACAACGTCACGTTGCCCTTCACGCGTATGTTTCTTGGCCCCATGGACTACACGCCAGGAGCCATGCGCAACGCGTCGAAGGCGAGTTTTGCTCCAATCTTTGCGCAGCCGATGTCGTTGGGTACGCGCTGCCATCAGCTCGCAATGTATGTCGTGTATGAGGGCCCCCTACAGATGCTGGCAGATAGTCCCACGAGCTACCTGCGTGAGCCTGAAGCGATGCAATTTCTTGCTGCAGTCCCAACTGAGTGGGACGAGACCAGAGTGCTCGACGCAAAAATCGCGGATTACGTCGTCGTGGCCCGAAGGAATGGACAGGATTGGTACATCGGCGCAATGACAGATTGGACTCCTCGCAGCTTGGACATTGATTTGTCTTTCCTGCCTGAAGGAAGTTTCACGATGGACGCGTACCAGGATGGAGTGAACGCCGACAAGCTTGCCAGCGACTACAAGAAGACGACCACTCAAGTAGGGAAGGGAAGCAAGCTTACCATCAAGTTAGCACCAGGCGGTGGATGGACGGCGAGAATCCATCCCTGA
- a CDS encoding S9 family peptidase, which yields MKIRSVFVFALLSCFAATAADLPQKKEVHGRNGIILPPPPPTEAKPITDTVSGHSLTDPYRWLEDQNSPETRAWIVAQTRYTQQYLSQVKIRPEIVNRLTELEHIETIGIPTERNDTYFYNKRLPDENQASIYIRKGLHGSDERLIDATKLSADQNTSVHISDVSKDGSLLVYGVREGGADEQTVHLMHVSSRKDLADVLPRARYSGVSLAPDKEGLYYAKYEPTGTIVYYHKVGTPLESDELVFGKEYKGEKFGQMELISPEITENGRYLLIAVGHGVPAKRVDIYAKDLRKADSELREVIHGIDSRFTPVNYEDDLYVLTDYEAENYRVVKISMKDPAPDKWQVIVPESKDTISGISIVGGKLFVTGLHDVVTQTRIFTLDGKQTGTIQYRDLGSASDVFGREDSRHGFYTFDSFNIPPAVYHYDVSTGKVEVFAKPKVPFNSEAYEVKQVFYNSRDGTRVPMFISSKKGLKQDGSVPTLMYAYGGFLLSQTAHWNPEYAWWMEQGGFYAQPNLRGGGEYGEAWHKAGMFEKKQNVFEDFFSAAEYLIANKYTSPARLAIRGRSNGGLLMGAALTQRPNLFGAIWVGYPLLDMIRFHKFLVGRWWTSEYGSAEEPHQYAYLIKYSPYQNVKAGTKYPAIMLNTGDSDTRVAPLHARKMTALLQAEDGSDRPVLLHYETKAGHSSGISIQQLVNDTADELAFLWNETTGK from the coding sequence ATGAAAATCCGGTCGGTCTTTGTCTTCGCGCTTCTTTCCTGCTTCGCTGCTACGGCAGCTGACCTCCCACAGAAAAAAGAAGTTCATGGACGAAACGGAATCATCCTCCCGCCTCCGCCGCCGACAGAAGCCAAGCCCATAACCGATACCGTTTCGGGACACTCTCTCACCGATCCGTATCGCTGGCTCGAGGATCAGAACAGCCCAGAGACGCGGGCGTGGATCGTCGCTCAGACGCGCTATACGCAGCAATATTTGTCGCAGGTGAAGATCAGGCCGGAGATCGTTAACCGTCTCACGGAATTGGAGCACATCGAGACGATCGGAATTCCAACTGAGCGCAACGACACCTATTTCTATAACAAGCGTCTACCCGACGAGAATCAGGCGTCGATTTACATTCGCAAAGGTCTGCACGGCAGTGACGAGCGGCTGATTGATGCGACGAAGCTGAGCGCCGATCAGAATACGTCAGTTCACATTAGCGACGTTTCTAAAGATGGTTCGCTCCTCGTCTACGGAGTGCGTGAAGGCGGGGCTGACGAACAAACCGTCCACCTGATGCATGTAAGCAGTCGCAAAGACCTTGCCGATGTGCTTCCGCGCGCCCGCTACAGCGGCGTAAGCCTGGCGCCGGATAAGGAGGGACTGTACTACGCCAAGTACGAACCTACCGGCACGATCGTGTACTACCACAAGGTAGGCACCCCGTTAGAGTCGGATGAACTTGTCTTCGGCAAGGAATATAAAGGAGAAAAATTCGGACAAATGGAGTTGATCTCTCCCGAGATCACAGAAAATGGCCGCTACCTACTCATCGCCGTCGGACACGGCGTCCCCGCTAAGCGGGTTGACATCTACGCTAAGGATCTGCGAAAGGCGGATTCCGAACTGCGGGAAGTCATCCATGGCATCGATAGTCGTTTCACGCCGGTGAACTATGAAGATGACCTTTATGTGCTGACCGACTATGAGGCGGAGAACTATCGCGTCGTGAAGATCAGCATGAAGGATCCGGCTCCGGACAAGTGGCAGGTCATTGTTCCCGAAAGCAAAGATACTATTTCGGGAATCTCAATTGTCGGCGGGAAGTTGTTCGTGACTGGTCTGCACGATGTCGTCACTCAGACGCGCATCTTTACCCTCGATGGCAAACAAACGGGCACCATTCAGTACCGCGATTTGGGCTCTGCCAGTGACGTCTTTGGGCGCGAGGATTCCAGGCACGGGTTTTACACCTTTGACTCATTCAATATTCCTCCGGCTGTCTATCACTACGACGTGTCCACAGGAAAAGTCGAAGTCTTCGCGAAACCCAAGGTCCCATTCAACTCCGAGGCCTACGAAGTAAAGCAGGTCTTCTACAACTCGAGAGACGGCACACGCGTGCCGATGTTCATCTCTTCCAAAAAGGGACTGAAGCAGGATGGAAGCGTGCCTACGCTGATGTATGCCTACGGGGGGTTCCTACTTTCGCAGACCGCGCATTGGAATCCCGAGTATGCGTGGTGGATGGAGCAAGGCGGATTCTATGCTCAACCTAATTTGCGCGGCGGAGGCGAGTACGGCGAAGCCTGGCACAAAGCCGGCATGTTCGAGAAGAAGCAGAACGTCTTTGAGGATTTCTTCTCGGCTGCAGAATACCTTATTGCGAACAAGTACACCTCGCCTGCGCGGCTGGCTATTCGTGGACGCTCCAACGGCGGTTTACTGATGGGTGCCGCGCTCACGCAACGTCCGAATCTGTTTGGTGCGATCTGGGTCGGATATCCCCTGCTCGACATGATTCGCTTCCACAAGTTCCTCGTCGGGCGCTGGTGGACTTCGGAATACGGATCGGCGGAAGAACCTCACCAGTATGCGTATCTGATCAAGTACTCGCCGTATCAGAACGTGAAGGCGGGGACGAAATATCCGGCGATCATGCTGAACACTGGCGATTCAGATACACGTGTCGCTCCGCTGCACGCTCGCAAAATGACGGCCCTGCTGCAAGCGGAAGATGGAAGCGATCGTCCAGTGTTGCTGCACTACGAGACTAAAGCGGGGCACAGCTCGGGAATATCGATTCAGCAGCTGGTTAACGACACGGCAGATGAGTTGGCTTTCTTGTGGAACGAAACGACTGGGAAGTAG